The Litorilinea aerophila genome window below encodes:
- a CDS encoding sensor histidine kinase, whose translation MKPIIPPSMSGPLRVAVGYILVASIWIGVSDRLLSWLTQDPATLTAMQTYKGWFFVLVTGALLYLERHHAERALQASEERFRRLADNAPDIIYHLALQPTYHFEYISPNIAALAGISPETVYADPDSLLQRLHPEDRRRLLQPGSLATPRLVVRWQGRDGNLIWTEHRHAPILDADGNLQAVDGIARNITEQIQAQQALQLSEEKFRRAVLHAPIPIMIHASDGQVVQVNRIWCQITGYTQADLPTLDRWLELALGQEGAADAATLYQSPPPLDRVVERELAIRTSQGEQRIWHFRVASLGRQMDGQWLILTMALDVTEERLAEAQMKELIQELEARNAEMERFTYTVSHDLKSPLVTIRGFLSLLERDLAAEDRDGIASDVHFIREAAERMQRLLEELLRLSRAGRKKIQPQPVSMAQLVQDVLEMLAGVLDDRGVTVQVAPDLPTVAGERARLQEVFLNLVDNAVKYMGTQPHPHIDIGSEIQGEQALFWVRDNGMGIDPRHHERIFELFEQLDRESQGTGIGLALVKRIVEVHGGQIWVESAGQGMGATFKLTLPLWKEEDGHADPSEA comes from the coding sequence ATGAAACCTATCATCCCTCCTTCCATGAGCGGACCGCTGCGGGTGGCCGTGGGCTACATATTGGTAGCCAGCATCTGGATCGGCGTCTCCGATCGCCTGCTCTCCTGGCTTACCCAGGATCCGGCTACCCTCACGGCCATGCAAACCTACAAGGGGTGGTTCTTCGTCCTGGTGACTGGCGCGCTGCTGTACCTGGAGCGCCACCACGCAGAACGGGCCCTCCAGGCCAGCGAGGAGCGCTTCCGCCGTCTGGCGGACAACGCGCCCGACATCATCTATCACCTGGCCCTGCAACCCACCTACCATTTCGAATACATCAGCCCCAACATCGCCGCGCTGGCCGGCATCTCCCCGGAAACGGTCTATGCCGATCCCGATTCTCTCCTGCAGCGCCTCCATCCCGAGGACCGCCGTCGCCTTCTCCAGCCGGGCAGCCTGGCCACGCCCCGCCTGGTGGTGCGCTGGCAAGGCCGGGATGGCAACCTCATCTGGACAGAACATCGCCACGCGCCCATCCTGGACGCCGACGGCAACCTCCAGGCCGTGGACGGCATCGCCCGGAACATCACCGAACAGATCCAGGCGCAGCAGGCCCTCCAGCTCAGCGAAGAAAAATTCCGCCGCGCCGTCCTCCACGCCCCTATCCCCATCATGATCCACGCCAGCGACGGCCAGGTGGTCCAGGTCAACCGCATCTGGTGCCAGATCACCGGCTACACCCAGGCCGATCTCCCCACCCTGGACCGCTGGCTGGAGCTGGCCCTGGGCCAGGAAGGAGCGGCCGACGCGGCCACCCTCTACCAATCTCCCCCGCCTTTGGACCGGGTGGTGGAACGGGAGCTGGCCATCCGAACCAGCCAGGGGGAACAGCGCATCTGGCACTTTCGGGTCGCCTCCCTGGGCCGGCAGATGGACGGACAGTGGCTCATCCTCACCATGGCCCTGGATGTCACCGAAGAGCGGCTGGCCGAAGCCCAGATGAAAGAACTGATCCAGGAGCTGGAAGCCCGGAACGCGGAAATGGAGCGCTTCACCTACACCGTCTCCCACGACCTCAAAAGCCCCCTGGTCACCATCCGTGGCTTCCTCAGCCTCCTGGAGCGGGATCTGGCCGCCGAAGATCGGGACGGGATCGCGTCGGACGTCCACTTCATCCGCGAGGCGGCAGAGCGGATGCAACGGCTGCTGGAGGAGCTGCTGCGGCTTTCCCGGGCTGGCCGCAAAAAGATCCAGCCCCAGCCCGTCTCCATGGCCCAACTGGTCCAGGACGTGCTGGAGATGCTGGCCGGGGTGCTTGACGATCGGGGTGTCACCGTCCAGGTGGCGCCCGATCTGCCCACCGTGGCCGGAGAGCGGGCTCGCCTCCAGGAGGTCTTCCTGAACCTGGTGGACAACGCGGTGAAGTACATGGGCACCCAGCCCCACCCCCACATTGACATCGGCAGTGAGATCCAGGGGGAGCAGGCGCTCTTCTGGGTGCGGGACAACGGCATGGGCATCGATCCTCGCCATCATGAGCGGATTTTCGAATTGTTTGAGCAGCTAGATCGGGAAAGCCAGGGGACAGGCATCGGCCTGGCACTGGTCAAGCGGATTGTGGAAGTCCACGGCGGCCAGATCTGGGTTGAGTCCGCCGGGCAGGGGATGGGGGCAACCTTCAAACTCACGTTGCCCCTCTGGAAGGAGGAAGACGGCCATGCCGACCCGTCAGAAGCCTGA
- a CDS encoding ABC transporter substrate-binding protein — translation MEPSAPSDAGAEAPAAPAAPASQQQTSSKYKEAPQLAEKVSRGELPPVDERLPVEPVVIEPVESIGMYGGTWRSGLLGLSDRPWVSRTMAYEPMLRWAPDLTHVVPNVAASWEVSPDGKEFTFHLREGMRWSDGAPLTADDFVFWYEHVLLNDELTPVKFSWMRPGGPLGRVEKVDDTTVKFIFEHPHGLFITQLGNQTPFVPAHYARQWHIAFDREAVEKAVEEEQLDSWVALYQNKLDFLITAECPTQFPWQVTIPISSTGSTNQLVAERNPYYWKVDPQGQQLPYIDRMEYPIVENVDVLVLKAVSGEIDMMDRHIATPGNKALFVDNQEAGGYGFFTVKYAFESPCVIALNLNHKDPELKRIFQEKNFRVALSHAINRQEIIDVIYVGSGEPRQPAPLDESPYYNERMAKQYTEYDPDLANRLLDELGLQRGPDGMRLRFDGQPLFINVEVAAAFEPWGEIMEMVTNYWKAVGVDSDVKVIDRSLFYVRKAAYDHDCGVWTGADGIAVVMDPRWYMPFSNESIFGIAWADWWRSGGTQGEEPPEPAKKQQAIYDQIQVTVDPDERDALVRQMLEIGAEQFWAIGITKYYEGYGIVKNNFKNVPPVLWQWHISSSPAQTHPEQYYIES, via the coding sequence GTGGAACCCTCGGCTCCATCCGATGCTGGAGCCGAGGCACCCGCTGCCCCTGCTGCCCCGGCCAGCCAGCAGCAGACATCCAGCAAGTATAAAGAGGCGCCTCAACTGGCCGAAAAGGTGAGTCGGGGGGAGCTGCCGCCGGTGGACGAGCGGCTGCCCGTCGAACCGGTGGTGATTGAGCCCGTGGAAAGCATCGGCATGTACGGCGGTACCTGGCGCTCTGGGCTCCTGGGCCTCAGCGATCGGCCTTGGGTTAGCCGCACCATGGCCTATGAGCCCATGCTCCGTTGGGCCCCGGATTTGACCCATGTGGTGCCGAACGTGGCCGCCAGTTGGGAGGTCTCCCCGGATGGCAAAGAGTTCACTTTCCATCTTCGTGAAGGGATGCGATGGTCCGATGGCGCTCCTTTGACAGCCGATGACTTTGTCTTTTGGTACGAGCACGTTTTGCTCAATGACGAGTTGACGCCCGTCAAATTTAGCTGGATGCGCCCGGGAGGTCCATTAGGCCGGGTGGAAAAGGTCGACGACACGACGGTCAAGTTCATCTTCGAACATCCCCACGGTCTCTTCATCACCCAGTTGGGCAACCAGACGCCCTTCGTGCCAGCCCACTACGCACGGCAATGGCATATCGCCTTCGACCGCGAGGCCGTCGAAAAGGCGGTGGAAGAGGAGCAATTGGACAGTTGGGTGGCGCTTTATCAGAACAAGCTGGATTTCCTGATCACGGCCGAATGCCCCACTCAGTTCCCCTGGCAGGTGACGATCCCAATTAGCTCGACGGGGTCAACCAACCAGTTGGTAGCCGAGCGTAACCCCTACTACTGGAAGGTCGATCCCCAGGGACAACAACTGCCCTATATCGACCGCATGGAGTACCCCATCGTAGAGAACGTGGACGTGCTGGTGCTCAAGGCCGTCTCGGGCGAGATCGACATGATGGATCGTCACATTGCCACACCCGGGAACAAGGCCCTGTTTGTCGACAATCAGGAAGCAGGGGGATACGGTTTCTTCACCGTCAAATACGCCTTTGAATCGCCCTGCGTAATTGCGCTGAACCTCAATCACAAGGATCCGGAGTTGAAGCGGATTTTCCAGGAAAAGAACTTCCGGGTCGCCCTATCCCACGCCATCAACCGCCAGGAAATCATTGACGTGATCTACGTGGGTTCCGGTGAACCTCGCCAGCCGGCCCCGCTTGACGAATCCCCCTACTACAATGAGCGGATGGCCAAGCAGTACACGGAGTACGACCCTGATCTGGCCAATCGCCTGCTGGATGAACTGGGCTTGCAGCGGGGGCCCGACGGCATGCGTCTGCGCTTTGATGGCCAGCCCCTCTTCATTAACGTGGAGGTGGCCGCTGCCTTTGAGCCGTGGGGCGAGATCATGGAGATGGTGACCAACTACTGGAAAGCGGTCGGTGTGGATTCAGATGTGAAGGTGATCGATCGTTCCCTGTTCTACGTCCGCAAGGCGGCCTACGACCACGATTGCGGCGTGTGGACCGGTGCCGATGGGATCGCCGTGGTCATGGATCCGCGTTGGTACATGCCTTTCAGCAACGAGTCCATCTTCGGCATCGCCTGGGCTGATTGGTGGCGGAGTGGCGGTACCCAGGGTGAGGAGCCCCCAGAGCCCGCGAAAAAGCAGCAGGCCATCTATGATCAGATTCAGGTGACTGTGGATCCAGATGAACGGGATGCCCTGGTGCGACAGATGCTGGAGATTGGCGCCGAGCAGTTTTGGGCCATCGGTATCACCAAGTATTACGAGGGCTATGGCATTGTGAAGAACAACTTCAAGAATGTGCCACCGGTTCTCTGGCAGTGGCACATTTCGTCCTCGCCGGCCCAGACCCATCCGGAGCAGTATTACATCGAGTCATAG
- a CDS encoding ATP-binding protein — MTDATTVQQLPGHPEEPPRHVVIVEDERAHQELIRRGFQKEYPWARLSVVDTLTAAKTLCQKDRPDLVVADLHLPDGLATELLTPQAGLPPCPVLIMTGQGDETSAVAALKAGARDYVVKSPETLLEMPRLVQRVLREWQALEERQQLALELQQSEARFRSLFDHMPNGVLICQGVDQGANFLLLDLNQAAEQALSLRRAQASHKMLTEILPQAPSTGLLALFQEVWQHPGREEHIELFYQDAVRAGWYEFHIFSLPGSEPPQVSSHSVRSPTSTSGQGILVAIFRDITDRKQLEDALRQAQRLETLGTLAGGMAHDFNNILSVILLHAQWALRTPGLPAKLRAQLETISNHANRGARLIQQVLDFSLRTPPERVPVDLAALLANQAARLRAQLPDSIRLAVELPPGPLTVLGDDERLGQMLANLALNAREAMPHGGTLYLGLSTLMVTEETPPPDPLLPPGRWVRLVVRDTGVGMPAHVRERIFEPFFTTKPPGRGSGLGLSQVYGIVRQHEGQIVCQSTPGQGTTFTIYFPAPEAPPDEGETPGPADVARPAVLVLAGDLPTRTALAEAIDPQDYRILAAATGYEALALLQEWAGQVALLVADLSTTPMGQEGLLQRVAQPDFSVPVLLVSQAGAGPKSGARRFQIVQKPVDPNSLVESIARRLAQMAPP, encoded by the coding sequence ATGACCGATGCAACGACGGTGCAACAACTGCCAGGACATCCGGAAGAGCCACCCAGACATGTCGTCATCGTCGAGGATGAACGTGCCCACCAGGAGCTGATCCGTCGCGGCTTCCAGAAAGAATACCCCTGGGCGCGTCTCTCTGTGGTGGATACCCTGACCGCGGCCAAAACCCTCTGCCAGAAGGACAGGCCGGACCTGGTGGTGGCCGATCTCCATCTGCCCGACGGCCTGGCCACAGAGCTGTTGACGCCCCAGGCCGGGCTGCCCCCCTGTCCCGTCCTGATCATGACCGGCCAGGGGGACGAGACCAGCGCCGTCGCCGCTTTGAAGGCTGGCGCCCGAGACTACGTGGTGAAGAGCCCGGAGACCCTGCTGGAGATGCCCCGGCTGGTGCAGCGTGTCCTGCGGGAATGGCAGGCCCTGGAAGAGCGCCAACAACTGGCGTTGGAGCTCCAACAGAGCGAAGCCCGTTTCCGCAGCCTCTTCGACCACATGCCCAACGGCGTCCTCATCTGCCAGGGCGTCGACCAGGGGGCCAACTTTTTGCTCCTGGATCTGAACCAGGCCGCGGAACAGGCCCTCTCCCTGCGCCGCGCCCAGGCCAGCCACAAGATGCTCACCGAGATCCTGCCCCAGGCGCCATCCACCGGCCTGTTAGCCCTCTTCCAGGAGGTGTGGCAGCATCCGGGCCGGGAAGAACACATAGAGCTTTTCTACCAGGACGCGGTGCGGGCCGGCTGGTATGAATTCCACATCTTCAGCCTGCCCGGCAGCGAACCGCCCCAGGTGAGCAGCCATTCGGTCCGCTCTCCAACGTCGACCTCCGGCCAGGGTATCCTGGTGGCCATCTTCCGGGACATTACCGACCGAAAGCAGCTGGAGGATGCCCTGCGCCAGGCCCAGCGGTTGGAGACCCTGGGTACCCTGGCCGGCGGCATGGCCCACGACTTTAACAATATTCTGTCGGTCATCCTCCTCCACGCCCAGTGGGCCCTGCGGACGCCCGGACTCCCTGCCAAACTCCGAGCCCAACTGGAGACCATCAGCAACCACGCCAACCGGGGCGCCCGCCTGATCCAACAGGTCCTGGATTTCAGCCTGCGGACGCCCCCCGAACGGGTACCCGTGGACCTGGCGGCCCTCCTGGCCAACCAGGCCGCCCGCCTGCGGGCCCAACTGCCCGACTCCATCCGCCTGGCGGTGGAGCTGCCGCCAGGCCCCCTGACCGTCCTGGGAGACGACGAGCGCCTGGGCCAGATGCTGGCTAACCTGGCCCTCAACGCCAGGGAGGCCATGCCCCACGGGGGCACTCTGTACCTGGGACTCTCAACCCTGATGGTGACAGAGGAGACACCGCCGCCGGACCCCCTCCTCCCCCCGGGACGCTGGGTCCGTCTGGTGGTACGGGACACCGGTGTGGGCATGCCGGCCCATGTCCGGGAACGGATCTTCGAGCCGTTTTTCACCACCAAGCCGCCCGGGCGGGGTTCTGGCCTGGGGCTTTCCCAGGTCTACGGCATTGTGCGACAACACGAGGGGCAGATCGTCTGCCAGAGCACGCCCGGCCAGGGCACCACCTTCACCATCTACTTCCCCGCCCCGGAGGCCCCCCCCGACGAGGGGGAGACCCCTGGTCCGGCAGACGTCGCGCGGCCGGCAGTGTTGGTCCTGGCTGGCGATCTGCCCACCCGGACGGCGCTGGCAGAGGCCATCGACCCGCAGGATTATCGGATCCTGGCGGCGGCCACCGGCTACGAGGCCCTGGCCCTGCTCCAGGAATGGGCCGGCCAGGTAGCCCTGCTGGTGGCGGACCTTTCGACCACGCCCATGGGCCAGGAGGGCCTGCTGCAACGAGTGGCCCAGCCGGACTTTTCGGTGCCTGTCCTCCTGGTGAGCCAGGCGGGCGCAGGCCCAAAGTCCGGAGCGCGCCGTTTCCAAATCGTGCAGAAACCCGTCGATCCCAATAGCCTGGTGGAAAGCATCGCCCGGCGCCTGGCCCAAATGGCACCTCCGTAG
- a CDS encoding response regulator, with product MPTRQKPEQAFRILLVEDDPAHAELLRRGLEPQIHGYNLQHLTNGEAALDYLFRRGPYSQDPNSPRPHLILLDLRLPRLDGLEVLQHIKQSTELRRIPVVILTTSSAERDVAQAYDRHANSYLVKPVEFAQLRELLQAVGHYWSSVNYFPWP from the coding sequence ATGCCGACCCGTCAGAAGCCTGAACAGGCGTTCCGGATTTTGCTGGTGGAAGACGATCCGGCCCACGCTGAATTGTTGCGGCGAGGCCTGGAGCCCCAGATCCACGGTTATAATCTGCAGCATTTGACCAATGGCGAAGCTGCGCTAGACTACCTGTTCAGGCGTGGGCCGTACAGCCAGGACCCGAACAGCCCCCGGCCCCATCTCATCCTGTTGGACCTGCGTCTGCCCCGCCTGGATGGGCTGGAGGTGCTGCAGCACATCAAACAGAGCACCGAACTGCGCCGGATCCCGGTGGTCATCCTGACCACCTCCAGCGCAGAGCGGGATGTGGCCCAGGCCTACGACCGCCACGCCAACAGTTACCTGGTCAAGCCGGTGGAATTTGCCCAACTGCGGGAGCTGTTGCAGGCCGTGGGCCACTACTGGTCCTCGGTCAACTACTTTCCGTGGCCATAA
- a CDS encoding phytanoyl-CoA dioxygenase family protein: MATASTPERIYDYGTAAEYPPDLYRYDGIAEGVDGFDSIRDEHIAQFHEEGYLVIHNAFSPQEVRAALDGLLHLLSGQVPGFKGVMYERVAAEVPVEEMPPEQKQDYVRKFMWFVNYEPRLADLAHHPRLLAVLEQIMGEPPVLFQDMALLKPPRFGREKPWHQDHAYFELPLEAKVVGCWIALDEATPENGCMIIIPGTHRQGPVVHFKRRDWQICDTHVKNQGALAVPLSPGGCLLFSSLIHHGTPTNTSEKRRRAVQFHYRPQSAPRTSVEERLAIFGEEGKDVTC; this comes from the coding sequence ATGGCTACCGCTTCCACGCCAGAACGCATCTACGACTACGGCACAGCGGCGGAATATCCGCCCGACCTGTATCGCTACGACGGCATCGCCGAGGGGGTGGATGGATTCGACAGCATCCGCGACGAGCACATCGCCCAGTTTCATGAAGAAGGCTACCTGGTGATCCACAACGCCTTTTCTCCCCAGGAGGTACGCGCGGCGTTGGATGGGCTGCTCCACCTGCTTTCGGGCCAGGTGCCCGGTTTCAAAGGGGTGATGTACGAGCGGGTAGCCGCCGAAGTCCCTGTGGAGGAAATGCCGCCGGAGCAGAAGCAGGACTACGTCCGCAAGTTCATGTGGTTCGTCAACTATGAACCGCGGCTGGCCGACCTGGCCCACCATCCCAGGCTGCTGGCCGTGCTGGAGCAGATCATGGGAGAGCCGCCGGTCCTCTTCCAGGACATGGCCCTGCTCAAGCCGCCCCGCTTTGGCCGCGAGAAGCCCTGGCATCAAGATCACGCCTATTTCGAGCTGCCCCTGGAGGCCAAGGTGGTCGGCTGCTGGATTGCCCTGGATGAAGCCACCCCGGAGAACGGCTGCATGATCATCATCCCGGGGACGCACCGCCAGGGGCCGGTGGTTCACTTCAAACGCCGGGACTGGCAGATCTGCGACACCCACGTGAAAAACCAGGGCGCGCTGGCCGTGCCCTTGAGTCCAGGGGGGTGCCTGCTCTTCAGCAGCCTGATTCACCACGGAACGCCCACGAACACCTCGGAGAAGCGCCGCCGGGCCGTCCAGTTCCACTATCGGCCCCAGAGTGCACCCAGGACCAGCGTCGAAGAGCGGCTGGCCATCTTCGGCGAAGAAGGCAAAGACGTGACTTGCTGA
- a CDS encoding AraC family transcriptional regulator, whose product MSRVEFTDWRLNRKARHLPAGIRQQCRQHPLLTTLFVGSVGHIVRGLGHHYERHSIDEYILLYCVEGRGWIRSGDQAHGVQVGDVAVVFARTAHGYGSDDADPWTIHWAHFDGSQVPPFLEAAGLSPQRPVIHLPNYGRSSLVQAFQAIHALLNVDLSFPYLLHASVLLRQILSTLILVAATVPEPAPSGRPVQKAVQFMQANITETLRLEDLALWSGLSPSHFHRVFRAATGRAPIDYFIRLKIQRACELLANTDMKVSEIGHFLGYRDAHYFSRLFKQVTGHSPRAFRTACRNGHPPFDERALLPPAGGQPHE is encoded by the coding sequence ATGTCGCGGGTTGAATTTACGGACTGGCGGCTCAACCGTAAGGCCAGACATCTCCCCGCCGGCATACGTCAACAGTGCCGGCAACACCCGCTGCTCACCACCCTCTTCGTGGGCAGCGTGGGCCACATTGTGCGCGGCCTGGGGCACCACTACGAGCGCCATTCCATCGACGAGTACATCCTCCTCTACTGTGTGGAAGGGCGGGGATGGATCCGTTCAGGGGACCAGGCCCATGGCGTCCAGGTGGGGGATGTGGCCGTTGTGTTCGCCCGGACGGCCCACGGCTATGGATCCGACGATGCCGACCCCTGGACCATCCACTGGGCCCACTTTGACGGATCCCAGGTGCCCCCGTTCCTCGAGGCGGCCGGCCTATCGCCCCAACGTCCCGTCATCCACCTGCCGAACTATGGCCGATCTTCCCTGGTCCAGGCGTTCCAGGCGATTCATGCCCTTCTGAATGTGGATCTATCCTTCCCCTATCTGCTCCACGCGAGTGTACTGCTGCGCCAGATTTTGAGCACCCTGATCCTGGTGGCGGCCACCGTGCCCGAACCCGCGCCTTCGGGCCGCCCGGTCCAGAAAGCCGTCCAATTCATGCAGGCCAACATCACAGAGACCTTGCGGCTGGAGGACCTGGCGCTGTGGAGCGGCCTGTCTCCATCCCACTTCCACCGGGTCTTCCGGGCAGCCACCGGCCGGGCCCCCATCGACTATTTTATCCGCCTGAAAATACAACGTGCCTGCGAGCTGTTGGCCAACACCGACATGAAGGTGAGTGAGATTGGCCACTTCCTGGGCTACCGGGATGCCCATTACTTTTCTCGTCTCTTTAAACAGGTGACTGGACACTCCCCTCGAGCATTTCGGACAGCCTGCCGGAATGGCCACCCCCCATTTGATGAGCGCGCGCTGCTGCCCCCTGCCGGTGGCCAACCCCACGAGTAG
- a CDS encoding PAS domain S-box protein, with amino-acid sequence MTVLIVEDTLTLLRLYSTILRRAGYAVLEATNGQEALALARRHRPPIVLLDRVLPDLEGDEICRQLKADAAFASPYVIMISALRTSDDDRISGLEAGADDYLVKPVNQRELLARIQVAARLLQAQLALQASEVKFRQLVSSSIDGIMLVDETGAIVEWNRGQEAITGLSRPAVVGRPIWEIQALLSPDGQPTGEGDPYRTALAALRAGQEIPGQAEERTIRRPDGTRRVVQSITFPVRADGASMLGTITRDVTVQKEMEARLHQREQELRALVEHTPDVIIRFDRECRYRYANPAIEQVTGMPPEAFIGRTSTEVGLDPEHVAVWEEHIRQALAGQEVRLTFEYPTPDGPRHFEARLTPELDPQGRPVSVLGVVRDLTERVQVEEKLAGLAAVVEQMADGAAILNQAGHLIYVNRAFTRMTGYTLEEVQGQTIQDLEAPYPQASCRSHLAAAVQQAVEWMGLAQARHRDGTIYEVELSIFPIRDAQERVINHALIQRDVTARRRAEREQQAIAAVAAALREAVTRAEMAPIILQQLQLLLEASNAALLREDPAQNAFVVEYVEGTHKDTVGLAIPMHHSLSGQILESGQPLVLNHLTPETRPWAVQMWEDVQALAGVPLIAQGKAMGALWIGRERPFSPEEIRQLVAIGDIAANALYRAELYEEIQRHAAALEERVAERTRELAEAVERLQELDALKSKFVSDVSHELRTPISSLKLYMSLLNRGKPEKRAHYEAMLSVSIDRLSQLVDDILSLSRLEMAQHKPREMEPTDLNGVIRQVVEMYRPKAEAAGLELTFHPEPDLPLILGDYNQLSQMMTNLVVNALNYTAAGGVTITTAADREHGLVHCRIQDTGLGIAPEDLPHIFDRFYRGTHRSVENIPGTGLGLSIVKEILDLHHGQIHIDSTVDVGTTVSISLPIQPPGRGEQPQVDVHHHAR; translated from the coding sequence TTGACCGTTCTCATCGTCGAAGACACGTTGACTCTCCTGCGCCTCTACAGTACCATCCTGCGCCGGGCCGGCTATGCCGTGCTGGAAGCCACCAACGGCCAGGAGGCCCTGGCGCTGGCCCGCCGCCATCGTCCCCCCATCGTGCTGCTGGATCGGGTTCTTCCCGACCTGGAAGGGGATGAGATCTGTCGCCAGCTGAAGGCGGATGCGGCCTTTGCCTCCCCGTATGTCATCATGATCTCCGCGCTGAGAACCAGCGATGACGACCGGATCAGCGGGCTGGAGGCAGGTGCCGACGATTACCTGGTCAAGCCGGTCAACCAGCGGGAGCTGCTGGCCCGCATCCAGGTGGCGGCTCGCCTCCTCCAGGCACAGCTGGCGCTCCAGGCCAGCGAAGTAAAGTTTCGCCAACTGGTCTCCTCCTCCATCGACGGCATCATGCTGGTGGACGAGACCGGCGCCATCGTGGAGTGGAATCGCGGGCAGGAAGCCATCACCGGCCTGAGCCGGCCAGCCGTGGTGGGGCGTCCCATCTGGGAAATCCAGGCCCTCCTTTCCCCCGACGGCCAACCGACTGGCGAGGGCGATCCCTATCGGACGGCGTTGGCTGCCCTGCGGGCCGGGCAGGAAATCCCGGGCCAGGCTGAAGAACGGACCATTCGACGGCCCGACGGCACCCGGCGGGTGGTCCAGTCCATCACCTTCCCTGTCCGCGCCGATGGCGCATCCATGTTGGGTACCATCACCCGGGATGTGACTGTCCAGAAAGAGATGGAGGCGCGGCTCCACCAGCGGGAACAGGAGCTGCGCGCGCTGGTAGAGCACACGCCGGACGTCATCATCCGGTTCGACCGGGAATGCCGCTACCGATATGCCAACCCGGCCATCGAACAGGTGACCGGTATGCCGCCGGAAGCCTTCATCGGCCGGACCAGCACGGAAGTGGGCCTGGATCCGGAGCACGTCGCGGTGTGGGAAGAACATATCCGCCAGGCGCTGGCAGGCCAGGAGGTGCGCCTGACCTTCGAGTACCCCACGCCGGACGGCCCGCGCCACTTCGAGGCACGGCTGACCCCGGAGCTGGATCCCCAGGGCCGTCCTGTCTCTGTGCTGGGCGTGGTGCGGGACCTGACCGAGCGGGTGCAGGTGGAGGAAAAGCTGGCGGGGCTGGCTGCGGTGGTGGAACAGATGGCCGACGGCGCGGCCATCCTCAACCAGGCCGGGCACCTGATCTATGTGAACCGGGCCTTCACCCGCATGACCGGCTATACCCTGGAGGAAGTGCAGGGCCAGACGATCCAGGATCTGGAGGCGCCCTATCCCCAGGCAAGCTGCCGGAGTCACCTGGCGGCTGCGGTCCAGCAGGCTGTGGAGTGGATGGGGCTGGCCCAGGCCCGACACCGGGATGGCACCATCTACGAGGTGGAGCTCTCCATCTTCCCCATCCGCGACGCCCAGGAGCGGGTCATCAATCACGCGCTGATCCAGCGGGATGTGACGGCTCGCCGGCGGGCCGAACGGGAACAACAGGCCATTGCCGCGGTGGCCGCCGCCCTGCGCGAGGCCGTCACCCGGGCCGAGATGGCTCCCATCATCCTGCAGCAGTTGCAGCTCCTGCTGGAGGCATCCAATGCAGCCCTCCTCCGGGAAGATCCGGCCCAGAATGCCTTTGTGGTGGAGTATGTGGAAGGCACCCACAAAGATACCGTCGGCCTGGCCATTCCCATGCACCATTCCCTCAGCGGGCAAATCCTGGAGAGCGGCCAGCCCCTGGTGCTGAACCACCTGACCCCGGAGACACGCCCGTGGGCGGTGCAGATGTGGGAAGATGTGCAGGCCCTGGCCGGCGTTCCCCTCATCGCCCAGGGCAAAGCCATGGGCGCGCTCTGGATCGGCCGGGAGCGCCCCTTTTCGCCCGAGGAGATACGGCAACTGGTCGCCATCGGCGATATCGCCGCCAACGCCCTCTATCGGGCGGAACTGTACGAGGAAATTCAACGGCACGCCGCGGCGCTGGAGGAGCGGGTGGCGGAGCGCACCCGGGAGCTGGCCGAGGCGGTGGAGCGGCTCCAGGAGCTGGACGCCCTGAAATCCAAGTTCGTCTCCGACGTCTCCCACGAGCTGCGCACGCCCATCAGCAGCCTGAAACTCTACATGTCCCTGTTGAACAGGGGCAAGCCCGAAAAGCGAGCCCACTATGAGGCCATGCTCAGCGTGAGCATCGACCGCCTGAGCCAGCTGGTGGATGACATCCTCAGCCTCTCCCGGCTGGAGATGGCCCAACACAAGCCCCGGGAGATGGAGCCCACCGACCTCAACGGCGTCATTCGCCAGGTGGTGGAGATGTACCGCCCCAAGGCAGAAGCGGCCGGCCTGGAGCTGACCTTCCACCCGGAGCCAGACCTGCCCCTGATCCTGGGGGACTACAACCAGCTTTCCCAGATGATGACCAACCTGGTCGTCAACGCGCTCAACTACACGGCCGCAGGCGGCGTGACCATCACCACCGCCGCCGACCGGGAGCATGGCCTGGTGCACTGTCGCATCCAGGACACGGGCCTGGGCATCGCGCCGGAGGATCTCCCTCACATCTTTGATCGCTTCTACCGGGGCACCCATCGGTCGGTGGAGAACATACCCGGCACCGGGCTGGGGCTCTCCA